A single region of the Mycobacteriales bacterium genome encodes:
- a CDS encoding glycosyltransferase family 2 protein translates to MSVAEPARQPETDRPGSEETTILPAGEPSYPSRPHESSGLGGRGRPAGANTLDVTVVLPCYNEQDHVLLEIERIDEALRESPFTYELLVIDDKSTDDTLAVLRGALPSYPRMRLMPFRRNGGSGTARRIGTNEAYGRVVVWTDADMTYPNDRIPEFVQYLLDRPGVDQVVGARRTEEGTFKALRVPAKWVIRKIAEYLASTKIPDLNSGLRAFRREVALPYLRLLPPGFSCVTTITMSFLSNQHPIDYLDITYGKRAGTSKFHFTKDAYRYILQVLRMVMYFNPIKVLMPLALTLLSVGVIKGITDLIRYDLRITTNAVLLFVTGLIIAAVALLADLIVRSRGDT, encoded by the coding sequence GTGAGCGTTGCCGAACCCGCCCGCCAGCCAGAGACCGACCGTCCCGGCTCCGAGGAGACGACGATCCTTCCCGCGGGTGAACCGAGCTATCCCAGCCGGCCGCACGAGAGCAGTGGCCTCGGCGGGCGCGGCCGGCCGGCCGGAGCCAACACGCTCGACGTCACCGTCGTCCTTCCCTGTTACAACGAGCAGGACCACGTGCTCCTGGAGATCGAGCGCATCGACGAGGCGCTGCGGGAGAGCCCGTTCACCTACGAACTCCTGGTCATCGACGACAAGTCCACCGACGACACCCTTGCCGTCCTACGTGGGGCGCTGCCGTCCTACCCGCGGATGCGACTGATGCCGTTCCGCCGTAACGGCGGGTCCGGCACGGCCAGGCGGATCGGCACCAACGAGGCCTACGGGCGGGTCGTGGTGTGGACCGACGCCGACATGACCTACCCCAACGACCGGATCCCGGAGTTCGTGCAGTATCTGCTCGATCGTCCCGGCGTCGACCAGGTCGTCGGCGCGCGGCGGACCGAGGAGGGCACCTTCAAGGCCCTGCGGGTCCCGGCGAAGTGGGTCATCCGCAAGATCGCCGAATACCTGGCGTCGACGAAGATCCCGGACCTCAACTCCGGTTTGCGGGCGTTCCGGCGGGAGGTGGCGTTGCCCTATCTCCGGCTGCTGCCGCCGGGATTCTCCTGCGTCACGACGATCACCATGTCGTTCCTGTCCAACCAGCACCCGATCGACTATCTCGACATCACCTACGGTAAGCGGGCCGGGACGTCGAAGTTCCACTTCACGAAGGACGCCTACCGCTACATCCTCCAGGTGTTGCGGATGGTCATGTACTTCAACCCCATCAAGGTCCTGATGCCGCTCGCCCTGACGCTGCTGAGCGTGGGCGTGATCAAGGGGATCACCGACCTCATCCGCTACGACCTGCGGATCACGACCAACGCCGTGCTGCTCTTCGTCACGGGGCTGATCATCGCGGCCGTCGCGCTGCTCGCCGACCTGATCGTGCGGTCGCGCGGCGACACCTGA
- a CDS encoding glycosyltransferase family 39 protein: MTTTAPATDLAPPQWPARRWVRSWPVETVLLLASPVIAFYVLHIRSMARADMIDPSFYTAYAQHGQDLVLRYPTSGMYYRVRLGFLLPARAFYLLFGAVPGFYVFRYVLALIAVVPAYLLFRRLFGRGAGAVVVAVLLTSPVIFNAWGTDYPDSAAVSYLTAGVACLVMPATTRRRRLGWVTAAGLALSLAVHSQGVAVALVAATVLVYLGVSWRRGRQLLVEVAVLVGCVVVVTCVLAVIAHVVFGTAYNIISPTLDASSHLRSPQQLPHWWSSNWHWVYGRDYLLAPPVALAAWLVLQVRRRPSSSLTERTVLGIAGLQWVVYVVLQFFGGKTATLEFHLYVSMLWPGVCLTIAFVVVGLCRRLFDRAATAWLPAALVVAIPLLYRVIEPLPSFGMAVVGSVLAAVVVIAVAVARLARGARPVGAVAALLVVAVILGLTVGKGSYQPHLAGETGLPRGNYADTIGGDGQRQVDVYRVTSELHTVVPTARYKDDYLMMWYPAHQGAVLNLPTAQYLWHGKSLSYDLPHFSRPDRAALARRRPPTLLLLSKTGSEFPTALAALRPYGPHVLRRAVLTSNSIHVHVWVLRLARFDRPRR; this comes from the coding sequence ATGACGACGACGGCCCCGGCCACCGACCTTGCTCCGCCGCAATGGCCCGCTCGGCGGTGGGTGCGGAGCTGGCCGGTAGAGACGGTGCTTCTGCTGGCCAGCCCGGTGATCGCGTTCTACGTGCTGCACATCCGGTCGATGGCCCGGGCGGACATGATCGACCCGTCCTTCTACACCGCCTACGCCCAGCACGGCCAGGACCTGGTCCTGCGTTACCCCACGTCGGGTATGTACTACCGGGTGCGGCTCGGGTTCCTGCTGCCCGCCCGTGCGTTCTATCTCCTTTTCGGTGCGGTGCCAGGGTTCTACGTGTTCCGCTACGTGCTCGCCCTGATCGCCGTCGTACCGGCCTATCTGCTGTTCCGGCGATTGTTCGGCCGCGGTGCCGGCGCCGTCGTGGTGGCCGTGCTGCTGACCAGCCCGGTCATCTTCAACGCCTGGGGCACCGACTACCCGGACTCCGCCGCGGTGTCCTACCTGACGGCCGGAGTGGCCTGTCTGGTGATGCCGGCGACTACCCGACGACGACGGCTCGGCTGGGTCACGGCCGCCGGGCTCGCGCTTTCCCTCGCGGTGCACTCGCAGGGCGTCGCCGTCGCGCTGGTGGCGGCGACCGTCCTGGTCTACCTCGGGGTCTCGTGGCGGCGCGGGCGGCAGCTCCTGGTCGAGGTCGCGGTACTCGTCGGCTGTGTGGTCGTGGTGACCTGCGTGCTCGCGGTGATCGCGCATGTCGTGTTCGGTACGGCGTACAACATCATCAGTCCGACGCTGGATGCCTCGTCGCACCTGCGGTCACCGCAACAGCTGCCCCACTGGTGGTCCTCCAACTGGCACTGGGTCTACGGCCGCGACTACCTGCTGGCCCCGCCGGTCGCGCTGGCGGCCTGGCTGGTGCTTCAGGTCCGGCGCCGGCCGTCCTCGTCTCTGACCGAGCGGACCGTGCTCGGCATCGCCGGACTCCAGTGGGTCGTCTATGTTGTCCTGCAGTTCTTCGGCGGCAAGACCGCGACGCTGGAGTTCCACCTCTACGTGTCGATGCTCTGGCCCGGGGTCTGCCTGACCATCGCGTTCGTGGTCGTCGGCCTGTGCCGGCGGCTCTTCGACCGCGCCGCGACCGCGTGGCTGCCGGCCGCGCTCGTCGTCGCGATCCCCCTCCTCTACCGGGTGATCGAGCCGCTCCCATCGTTCGGCATGGCCGTCGTGGGGTCCGTGCTCGCCGCCGTCGTGGTGATCGCGGTGGCCGTGGCCCGGTTGGCCCGGGGTGCGCGGCCCGTCGGTGCGGTGGCCGCGCTGCTTGTAGTCGCCGTGATTCTCGGCCTGACCGTCGGGAAGGGCAGCTACCAACCCCATCTGGCCGGCGAGACCGGGCTCCCACGGGGGAACTACGCCGACACCATCGGCGGCGACGGGCAGCGCCAGGTCGACGTCTACCGGGTCACCAGCGAGCTACACACCGTGGTGCCGACGGCCCGCTACAAGGACGACTACCTGATGATGTGGTACCCGGCGCACCAGGGCGCCGTACTCAACCTGCCGACCGCGCAGTACCTGTGGCATGGCAAGTCCCTGAGCTACGACCTGCCTCACTTCAGCCGCCCGGATCGGGCCGCGCTCGCTCGCAGGCGCCCGCCGACGTTGCTGTTGCTGAGCAAGACGGGCTCGGAGTTCCCGACCGCGCTCGCCGCGCTGCGGCCCTACGGTCCCCACGTGCTGCGGCGCGCGGTGCTCACCTCCAACTCGATCCATGTGCACGTGTGGGTGCTCCGGCTTGCCCGATTCGACCGACCCCGTCGCTGA
- a CDS encoding class I SAM-dependent methyltransferase, with product MELSELGRHWEKFGKTDPLWAVLSAPGKQHGRWDKEAFFDSGQVEIRRILERVDKAGASAGRQLPRNRALDFGCGVGRLTQALGGAFERVDGVDIAPSMVELAREWNQHGDRCTYHVNDRDDLSLFPDGTFDFVYTAHVLQHMEPRYSRKYVDEFFRLLSPDGMALFEMVTEPVVGATEALPDDAFRAQLTLSDPPTSLRPGESALVEVEVRNGGPVSFPATGSEGWFQVTVANHWLTAGGKQVVIDDGRVPLPEDLAPGASVRVELEVTAPARRGDYRLEVDCVQEGVAWFSHRGSTSVTAPVKVRRALSELVRRTKRDQPAGDESAPVMEMHGVTEDEVRNWVREAGGRVLTVIDWDEISESRSYDWRRRGFLVTR from the coding sequence ATGGAATTGAGCGAGCTCGGCCGGCACTGGGAGAAATTCGGCAAGACCGACCCCTTGTGGGCGGTGTTGTCCGCTCCCGGCAAGCAGCACGGGCGCTGGGACAAAGAGGCCTTTTTCGACAGCGGGCAGGTCGAGATCCGCCGGATCCTCGAGCGTGTCGACAAGGCCGGAGCCTCGGCGGGACGGCAGCTGCCACGCAACCGGGCGCTCGACTTCGGCTGCGGCGTGGGTCGGCTCACCCAGGCGCTCGGTGGTGCGTTCGAGCGGGTCGACGGGGTGGACATCGCGCCGTCGATGGTCGAGCTGGCCAGGGAGTGGAACCAGCACGGCGACCGGTGCACCTACCACGTCAACGACAGGGATGACCTCAGCCTCTTTCCCGACGGCACGTTCGACTTCGTCTACACCGCGCACGTACTGCAGCACATGGAGCCCCGGTACAGCCGGAAGTACGTCGATGAGTTCTTCCGGCTGCTGAGCCCGGACGGCATGGCGTTGTTCGAGATGGTCACCGAGCCGGTCGTGGGCGCCACCGAGGCGCTCCCGGACGACGCATTCCGCGCGCAGCTCACGCTGTCCGACCCGCCGACCAGCCTCCGGCCCGGCGAGAGCGCGCTGGTCGAGGTGGAGGTCCGCAACGGCGGCCCGGTGAGTTTTCCGGCGACGGGGAGCGAGGGATGGTTCCAGGTGACGGTGGCCAACCACTGGCTGACCGCCGGCGGAAAGCAGGTCGTGATCGACGACGGTCGCGTCCCGCTCCCCGAGGACCTGGCTCCCGGTGCGTCGGTGCGGGTGGAGCTGGAGGTGACTGCGCCGGCCCGGCGTGGTGACTACCGGCTGGAGGTGGACTGCGTGCAGGAAGGCGTCGCGTGGTTCTCCCACCGCGGATCGACCAGCGTCACCGCACCGGTGAAGGTCCGGCGCGCGCTGTCCGAGCTGGTCCGGCGGACCAAGCGCGACCAGCCCGCCGGTGACGAGTCCGCGCCGGTCATGGAGATGCACGGGGTGACCGAGGACGAGGTCCGCAACTGGGTACGCGAGGCCGGCGGGCGCGTCCTCACCGTGATCGACTGGGACGAGATCTCGGAGTCGCGGTCCTACGACTGGCGGCGTAGAGGCTTTCTCGTCACCCGATGA
- a CDS encoding glycosyltransferase family 4 protein, translated as MRILMVTPYPPIRDGIASYAVQAVKGLRAEGHDVEVLSPGPSAAHYHLDLVGPRGALALAKRVGRYDKLIVQFHPDFFYPVPSTARDRAAVSLALLAAFRRAGEVEVVVHEIDYRHGRLGLDGVANRLLWSSVDRIVVHTENERRTFAQAFGVSPQKITLTEHGVRFLPRTFYDRIRARASLGIPQDAFTFLSIGFIQPHKGFDRAVTAFAGLGARGCRLDIVGSVRVDDPGYVAYNNELSVLARATDGVGLHDGYVSDELFDRWIVASDVVVLPYRSIWSSGVLERAALYGRPIIATAVGGLPEQAAAGRDVTLVADDAELRTAMWSAAGQRTMNFPSTPWPIEGDDLRGAIQQEVRLRAATDRGSRVAAGGTRTAGTDTEALLGASTVSAPVRRVHQLQLPPTNSHRASAAFVKRMVRRLTAWEVEPVVGQVNALRAATVEALEELAVRRSTDPVPGDDDVPTVTQAD; from the coding sequence ATGAGAATCCTGATGGTCACTCCCTATCCGCCGATCCGCGACGGCATCGCCTCCTACGCGGTGCAGGCGGTCAAGGGACTGCGGGCCGAAGGGCACGACGTCGAGGTGCTCTCGCCGGGTCCCTCGGCGGCCCACTACCACCTCGACCTGGTCGGCCCGCGCGGTGCGCTCGCGCTGGCGAAACGGGTCGGCCGGTACGACAAGCTGATCGTGCAGTTCCACCCCGATTTCTTCTATCCGGTGCCGAGCACCGCCCGCGACCGTGCCGCGGTCAGCCTGGCGCTGTTGGCGGCGTTCCGGCGCGCGGGTGAGGTCGAGGTCGTCGTCCACGAGATCGACTACCGGCACGGACGGCTGGGCCTCGACGGGGTGGCCAATCGGCTGCTGTGGTCGTCGGTGGACCGCATCGTCGTACACACCGAGAACGAGCGGCGCACCTTCGCCCAAGCGTTCGGCGTCTCCCCGCAGAAGATCACGCTCACCGAGCACGGCGTGCGTTTTCTCCCGCGCACGTTCTACGACCGCATCCGCGCCCGCGCGTCGCTCGGCATACCGCAAGACGCCTTTACGTTCCTGTCCATCGGATTCATCCAGCCACACAAGGGTTTCGACCGTGCGGTGACGGCGTTCGCCGGCCTCGGCGCCCGCGGCTGCCGACTGGACATCGTCGGGTCGGTGCGGGTCGACGATCCGGGCTACGTCGCCTACAACAACGAACTGTCGGTGCTCGCGCGCGCGACCGACGGGGTCGGCCTGCACGACGGCTACGTCAGCGACGAGTTGTTCGACCGGTGGATCGTCGCGTCGGACGTCGTCGTCCTGCCCTACCGCTCGATCTGGTCCTCCGGTGTACTGGAGCGCGCCGCCCTCTACGGCCGGCCGATCATCGCGACCGCCGTCGGCGGCCTACCCGAGCAGGCGGCCGCCGGACGCGACGTGACCCTCGTGGCCGACGACGCGGAGCTGCGCACGGCGATGTGGAGCGCGGCCGGCCAGCGCACGATGAACTTCCCGTCGACACCGTGGCCGATCGAGGGCGACGACCTGCGCGGCGCGATCCAGCAGGAGGTGCGGTTGCGGGCCGCGACCGACCGTGGGTCGCGGGTCGCGGCGGGTGGTACCCGTACGGCCGGAACCGATACGGAGGCGTTGCTGGGCGCCAGCACAGTGAGCGCCCCGGTACGCCGGGTCCACCAGTTGCAGCTCCCCCCGACCAACTCGCACCGGGCCAGCGCGGCCTTCGTCAAACGCATGGTCCGCCGGCTCACCGCGTGGGAGGTCGAGCCCGTCGTCGGTCAGGTCAACGCATTGCGGGCGGCCACCGTCGAGGCCCTCGAGGAGCTGGCCGTCCGGCGTTCGACCGACCCCGTACCGGGCGACGACGACGTGCCTACCGTGACCCAGGCCGACTAG